The following proteins are encoded in a genomic region of Comamonas resistens:
- the pdxY gene encoding pyridoxal kinase PdxY: protein MPYTQAYQEHHEPPLVLSIQSHVAYGHVGNDAAMLPLQLLGMEPVAVHTVQFSNHTGYGEFKGQVFTPAHVQDVLDGLRARNVLERCTAVLSGYLGDAGVGEAILAAVQEVRASHPKAYYLCDPVMGDVGRGVFVRPGIPDFLRKRALSQASVITPNHYEFELLCGGQPLDSMAAAVQAARAMLGQMHEPSTALIVITSLRTSDLPSDQLATLAVTGDKAWLVQTPYIDLHPLPNGMGDVFAAVLLGHLIQDKPIPDAVSRAVSSLYALVSRTRPGQRDLPLVACREQINAPAQTFAALPVAAS, encoded by the coding sequence ATGCCCTACACCCAGGCGTACCAGGAGCACCATGAGCCGCCACTGGTTCTGAGCATTCAATCCCATGTAGCCTACGGCCATGTGGGTAATGACGCCGCCATGCTGCCACTGCAACTGCTGGGCATGGAACCCGTGGCCGTGCACACCGTGCAGTTCTCCAACCACACGGGCTATGGCGAGTTCAAGGGCCAGGTATTCACTCCTGCCCATGTTCAGGATGTCCTCGACGGCCTGCGCGCCCGCAACGTGCTGGAGCGCTGCACCGCCGTGCTCTCCGGTTATCTGGGCGACGCAGGCGTGGGCGAAGCCATTCTGGCCGCCGTGCAGGAGGTGCGCGCCTCCCATCCCAAGGCCTATTACCTCTGCGACCCGGTCATGGGCGATGTGGGGCGCGGCGTCTTCGTGCGCCCCGGCATCCCCGACTTTCTGCGCAAGCGTGCGCTGTCACAGGCCAGCGTCATCACCCCCAACCATTACGAATTCGAGCTACTGTGCGGCGGCCAGCCCCTGGACTCGATGGCTGCAGCCGTCCAGGCAGCCCGCGCCATGCTGGGTCAGATGCATGAGCCCAGCACCGCGCTGATCGTCATCACCAGCCTGCGCACCAGCGACCTGCCCAGTGACCAGTTGGCCACCCTGGCCGTGACCGGCGACAAGGCCTGGCTGGTGCAAACGCCCTATATAGACTTGCACCCGTTACCCAATGGCATGGGTGATGTATTTGCCGCCGTGCTGCTGGGCCACCTGATTCAGGACAAGCCCATTCCAGACGCCGTCTCGCGCGCGGTCAGCAGCCTCTATGCCCTGGTGTCCCGCACTCGGCCCGGCCAGCGCGACCTGCCCCTGGTCGCCTGCCGTGAGCAGATCAATGCGCCGGCACAGACCTTTGCGGCCTTGCCCGTGGCTGCGTCGTAA
- a CDS encoding RidA family protein encodes MSVYDKLKALNITLPEVALPAAAYLPYMQTGNLVFLSGHVAKQGGKPWVGKLGENMTTEEGKQAARAVAIDLMGTLQHACGGDLNRIKRIVKVMSLVNSSTSYTEQHLVTNGCSELLGEVFGEAGQHARSAFGVAQVPMGCCVEIDLVAELN; translated from the coding sequence ATGAGCGTTTACGACAAACTCAAAGCCCTGAACATCACCCTGCCCGAAGTTGCCCTGCCCGCTGCGGCCTATCTGCCCTATATGCAGACCGGCAATCTGGTCTTCCTCAGCGGTCACGTGGCCAAGCAGGGTGGCAAGCCCTGGGTGGGCAAGCTGGGCGAGAACATGACGACCGAGGAAGGCAAGCAGGCCGCCCGCGCCGTGGCCATCGACCTGATGGGCACCTTGCAGCACGCCTGCGGCGGCGACCTGAACCGCATCAAGCGCATCGTCAAGGTGATGAGCCTGGTCAACTCCTCCACCAGCTACACCGAGCAGCATCTGGTCACCAACGGCTGCAGCGAACTGCTGGGCGAAGTCTTTGGCGAAGCCGGCCAGCACGCCCGCAGCGCCTTCGGCGTGGCCCAGGTTCCCATGGGCTGCTGCGTGGAAATCGATCTGGTCGCCGAGCTGAACTGA
- a CDS encoding DNA internalization-related competence protein ComEC/Rec2 has translation MSHHPSPVPASMPARLSWLAPLWGCVLGAAWQVTQPGLWPLPAYQCLMLLGLALFLGIPRFIERQPVCWLLLMLGAACCTVGLTGWRAQAYLAQTLPKALEAVDLEVEGTIASMLQNTANGQRWRFEVDQATTGVQGLPELIELSWYGPYGQELDASQPLLPPWSQGLALSPGQRWRFTVRIKRPHGARNPHGFDYELLAWEQGVQATGYVREKPLPQLLEVGSAYRLQRWRQWLRERIRGQTRQLHAWLPALDPERQQAAMGVVAALAVGDQQAIDRADWALFRQTGVAHLMSISGLHITMFAWVAALLVGRLWRLSARACRWQPVPRVALLAGVLLAAAYAVFSGWGLPAQRTVCMLAVAALLQGWGVRWPWPCVWLLALAVVVTADPWALWQAGFWLSFVAVGVLLATDSGASRADGERVARRFISRLQALWREQWLISLALAPLGLLLFGQVSIVGLLANLVAIPWVTLVVTPLALLAAFVPMAAACAALAMLPLMHLLQWLGQLPWAVWALPQPDWWASVLAIAAGLLLIAPLPWRLRLVSAALAFPALWWPAHWAKWGEFELLAVDIGQGNAVIVSTAAHRLLYDAGPQYSRNSDAGERVLLPLLAAWGMRLDVMMLSHRDLDHTGGALAVKAALPGLAVMGSSSVVDDPKLAQLAPVQACTQGLRWQWEGVEFEVLHPPSGEDWLKGRRFKPNFASCVLRIVSASGRVAWLTGDIEAPQEQQLLQSGAVEPVDWLLVPHHGSKTSSTQAWVQGLRPRWAVVQAGYLNRFGHPVAEISQRYLAAGSELVLQDGCGAISWSSAKPLDLRCERQARSRYWDVHKGAVPVSRLDP, from the coding sequence ATGAGCCACCACCCGAGCCCGGTGCCCGCGTCCATGCCTGCCCGGCTTTCCTGGCTGGCTCCTCTATGGGGCTGCGTGCTGGGCGCGGCCTGGCAGGTGACGCAGCCCGGGTTGTGGCCCTTGCCGGCCTACCAGTGCCTGATGCTGCTGGGTCTGGCATTGTTCTTGGGCATCCCGAGGTTCATAGAGCGGCAACCGGTGTGCTGGCTGCTCCTGATGCTGGGTGCGGCCTGTTGCACGGTGGGGCTGACCGGCTGGCGCGCCCAGGCTTATCTGGCGCAGACCTTGCCCAAGGCTCTGGAGGCGGTGGACCTGGAGGTCGAGGGCACGATTGCTTCCATGCTGCAAAACACCGCCAACGGGCAGCGCTGGCGTTTTGAGGTCGATCAGGCCACAACGGGCGTGCAGGGTCTGCCTGAACTGATAGAGCTGTCATGGTATGGGCCTTATGGCCAGGAGCTGGATGCCAGCCAGCCTTTGCTGCCGCCTTGGTCGCAGGGGCTGGCCTTGAGTCCCGGGCAGCGCTGGCGTTTCACGGTGCGCATCAAGCGACCCCATGGTGCGCGCAATCCGCATGGTTTTGACTATGAGCTGCTGGCCTGGGAGCAGGGCGTGCAGGCCACGGGCTATGTGCGTGAAAAACCTCTGCCGCAGTTGCTGGAGGTGGGCAGCGCATACCGTTTGCAGCGCTGGCGCCAGTGGCTGCGCGAGCGCATTCGCGGCCAGACTCGACAACTGCATGCCTGGTTACCTGCACTGGACCCGGAGCGGCAGCAGGCAGCGATGGGCGTGGTCGCGGCACTGGCCGTGGGTGATCAGCAGGCCATAGACCGGGCAGATTGGGCGCTGTTTCGCCAGACGGGTGTGGCCCACCTGATGAGTATTTCAGGCTTGCATATCACCATGTTTGCGTGGGTGGCGGCGCTGCTGGTGGGGCGGCTGTGGCGGCTCAGTGCCAGGGCTTGTCGCTGGCAGCCCGTGCCGCGCGTGGCCTTGCTGGCCGGGGTGCTGCTGGCGGCGGCCTATGCCGTGTTCAGCGGCTGGGGGTTGCCTGCGCAACGCACGGTGTGCATGCTGGCCGTGGCGGCCTTGCTGCAAGGATGGGGCGTGCGCTGGCCTTGGCCCTGTGTCTGGCTGCTGGCATTGGCCGTGGTGGTGACAGCCGATCCGTGGGCCTTGTGGCAGGCGGGCTTCTGGCTCAGCTTTGTGGCTGTCGGGGTTCTGCTTGCTACCGATTCGGGAGCTTCTCGCGCAGATGGTGAAAGGGTTGCAAGGCGATTTATTTCGAGATTGCAGGCCTTGTGGCGGGAGCAGTGGCTGATCTCTCTGGCGCTGGCGCCGCTGGGCTTGCTGCTGTTCGGGCAGGTTTCCATCGTCGGGCTGTTGGCCAACCTGGTTGCCATTCCATGGGTGACCCTGGTGGTCACGCCGCTGGCTCTGCTGGCCGCTTTTGTACCCATGGCTGCCGCCTGCGCAGCCTTGGCCATGTTGCCGCTGATGCACTTGTTGCAATGGCTGGGGCAACTGCCCTGGGCGGTGTGGGCTCTGCCGCAACCGGACTGGTGGGCCAGCGTGCTGGCGATTGCGGCAGGCCTGTTGTTGATCGCGCCTTTGCCCTGGCGGCTGCGCCTGGTGTCTGCGGCTCTGGCCTTTCCGGCCTTGTGGTGGCCGGCGCATTGGGCGAAGTGGGGCGAGTTCGAACTGCTGGCAGTCGATATAGGGCAGGGCAATGCGGTCATCGTCAGCACGGCCGCGCATCGATTGCTGTATGACGCCGGGCCGCAATACAGCCGCAACAGCGATGCGGGGGAGCGGGTGCTTCTGCCTTTGTTGGCCGCCTGGGGCATGCGGCTGGACGTCATGATGCTCAGCCACCGAGACCTGGACCATACCGGCGGTGCACTGGCCGTCAAGGCGGCGCTGCCGGGCTTGGCCGTAATGGGCTCCAGCTCGGTAGTGGATGATCCGAAGCTGGCGCAACTGGCTCCGGTGCAGGCCTGCACTCAGGGCCTGCGCTGGCAGTGGGAGGGCGTGGAGTTTGAAGTCCTGCATCCACCGTCCGGTGAGGATTGGCTCAAGGGGCGCAGGTTCAAGCCCAATTTTGCAAGCTGTGTGTTGCGCATAGTTTCGGCTTCCGGGCGCGTGGCCTGGCTGACCGGAGATATCGAAGCCCCGCAGGAGCAGCAATTGCTGCAGTCCGGCGCGGTCGAGCCGGTGGACTGGCTGCTGGTGCCTCACCATGGCAGCAAGACCTCATCGACCCAGGCCTGGGTGCAAGGCCTCAGGCCGCGCTGGGCTGTGGTGCAGGCCGGTTATCTCAATCGCTTCGGCCATCCGGTGGCGGAGATCAGCCAGCGCTATCTGGCCGCAGGCAGCGAGCTGGTGCTGCAGGATGGTTGCGGGGCCATATCCTGGTCGTCCGCAAAACCGCTGGATTTGCGTTGCGAGAGGCAAGCCCGGTCGCGTTATTGGGATGTGCACAAGGGGGCGGTGCCTGTTTCCCGGCTCGATCCATGA